One part of the Pirellulales bacterium genome encodes these proteins:
- a CDS encoding methyltransferase domain-containing protein, translated as MKPRLLDHLVCPLDRTRLELRQWESVDQPLGAADAARAERLGIDSAALSKEILTGVLINRSRKLLYPIHRGIPRLLTFSTGVAQRFADLHIERLRSEFPGFALPNEPSMPGESDVLRSFSSEWVSYDWDARSYWNLTPEAWFRCMRFVLELDQFPVEGKLALEVGMGIGGVADYMARREGCEIVGVDLGHAVDAGYQHFGKNPFLHIAQASAFAPPFADRTLDFVYSFGVIHHTFSTKTAFDRLARLPVENGRLYVWVYSPHDESRTLKRRMLMTMERALRPMIWRLPDRAQSIALAPLVPLYIIHQWLRSLRHPEGAVRYGAREALHAARDRFTPRYIHRHTEEEMCEWFRAAGYERLTCGSQLSRPRDVPIAFTASTGVSGTRSAAATKVAASASSNQEPTATERRRTPSPLAPG; from the coding sequence ATGAAACCGCGGCTATTGGACCATTTGGTTTGCCCGCTTGACAGAACGCGGCTGGAACTCCGGCAGTGGGAGAGCGTCGATCAACCGCTCGGCGCTGCCGATGCAGCGCGAGCTGAGCGGCTGGGGATAGATTCCGCCGCGCTTTCAAAGGAAATCCTCACCGGCGTGTTGATTAATCGCTCGAGAAAGTTGCTCTATCCGATCCATCGTGGGATTCCGCGATTGCTGACGTTTTCGACAGGCGTGGCGCAGAGATTTGCCGATTTGCACATCGAGCGGCTTCGCAGTGAATTTCCGGGATTTGCGCTCCCAAACGAACCGTCGATGCCGGGTGAGAGTGACGTGCTCCGCTCGTTTTCCAGCGAATGGGTCAGCTACGATTGGGATGCCCGGTCGTATTGGAATTTGACTCCCGAAGCCTGGTTTCGCTGCATGCGCTTCGTGCTGGAATTGGACCAATTCCCAGTGGAAGGCAAGCTGGCGTTGGAAGTCGGGATGGGAATCGGCGGCGTAGCCGACTATATGGCCCGTCGGGAAGGTTGCGAAATCGTGGGGGTCGATTTGGGTCACGCGGTCGACGCGGGCTATCAGCATTTTGGAAAAAACCCCTTTCTCCACATCGCACAAGCTTCAGCGTTTGCGCCCCCGTTCGCCGATCGCACGCTCGATTTTGTCTACAGCTTCGGCGTAATCCACCACACGTTTTCCACGAAGACTGCGTTCGATAGACTCGCCCGATTGCCGGTGGAAAATGGGCGGCTCTATGTCTGGGTCTACAGTCCCCACGATGAAAGCCGAACGCTTAAGCGACGCATGTTGATGACGATGGAACGCGCTCTGCGGCCGATGATTTGGCGCCTTCCGGATCGAGCCCAAAGCATTGCTCTGGCGCCGCTGGTGCCGCTATATATTATTCACCAGTGGCTGCGCTCGCTGCGTCACCCGGAGGGCGCGGTTCGCTACGGTGCCCGCGAGGCGCTGCATGCGGCCCGAGATCGTTTCACACCAAGGTATATCCACCGGCACACCGAGGAAGAGATGTGTGAATGGTTTCGCGCCGCCGGCTACGAGCGTTTGACGTGCGGCAGCCAGCTAAGTCGTCCCAGGGATGTCCCAATTGCGTTTACTGCCTCGACGGGTGTGAGCGGCACCCGTTCTGCGGCCGCGACGAAGGTCGCAGCCAGCGCATCGTCTAA
- a CDS encoding 4Fe-4S binding protein, with the protein MNLTVIGTGPSSLASLRALVESEHHITVLDVGKELDEPGKAIKRRMAASDPADWDDGVRSIASEYEFDGPGVNLRPQFRSLYPYAAEATEGDAQESTKLLQSWAQGGLLNVWGASTLPPRPADVRNWGIPWNRWDQALRAITPMLGIAAGSSDNLDGIYPRYVHRPALRVSRQAANARARMERSRERLNKDGIWFGDARLAVEPERCRYCGMCISGCPNDAIFQGRAQLQEWIESGRIRYLREHLVERLESHPNRVIVSGVNTMTGESFRYESDRAFLGAGVLSDLRILGRSIAGLREARIAFHPYFLAPVLFLDHASRVRTERTYSLAQLFMAVVDPSLSPHNIHLQLSTYNPLVTARLKRLFSFLGRASDVAARALEARIGAIQGLFHSTESPPIECAIDATNGPVRLRLKGYDLRCSAVYKKINKLLSRLRSRAGRLGFWPLPIMNYLGTPGEGQHIGSTFPMAPTLGREANSTNLLGEHPQLPRVHIVDGSVLPELPSATITFTIMANAYRITRDVLATDELPLSQT; encoded by the coding sequence ATGAATCTCACTGTGATCGGGACCGGCCCCTCGTCATTGGCAAGTCTGCGGGCCTTGGTTGAGTCGGAGCATCACATAACTGTCCTCGACGTTGGCAAGGAACTCGACGAGCCGGGAAAAGCGATCAAGCGAAGAATGGCGGCGTCAGATCCCGCTGATTGGGATGACGGCGTCCGCAGTATTGCAAGCGAATATGAGTTTGATGGGCCAGGGGTAAATCTTCGGCCCCAATTCCGGTCCCTTTACCCTTATGCCGCCGAGGCCACGGAGGGAGACGCGCAGGAATCAACCAAGCTCCTCCAGTCGTGGGCGCAGGGCGGCCTGCTAAATGTCTGGGGTGCGTCGACGCTTCCTCCTCGACCGGCGGACGTAAGAAATTGGGGCATACCCTGGAATCGATGGGACCAGGCACTTCGTGCTATCACTCCCATGCTGGGGATTGCCGCCGGGTCCAGCGATAACCTGGACGGCATCTACCCCCGGTACGTGCATCGGCCAGCACTGAGGGTCTCTCGCCAGGCCGCAAATGCGCGCGCGAGGATGGAGCGCAGCCGGGAGCGGCTCAACAAGGATGGCATCTGGTTCGGAGACGCCCGGCTCGCCGTCGAGCCTGAACGCTGCCGTTACTGCGGCATGTGCATCTCCGGATGTCCGAATGATGCTATTTTCCAAGGGCGTGCTCAGCTACAGGAGTGGATAGAATCGGGCAGAATCCGCTACCTGCGCGAGCATCTTGTGGAGCGGCTAGAAAGCCATCCGAATCGAGTGATCGTCTCTGGCGTGAACACTATGACCGGGGAATCATTTCGTTACGAATCGGATCGAGCCTTTCTCGGCGCCGGCGTCCTATCAGATTTGCGGATACTTGGGCGTTCAATTGCCGGACTTCGTGAGGCGCGAATCGCGTTTCACCCATACTTTTTGGCGCCGGTGTTGTTTCTCGACCACGCATCGCGAGTTCGGACCGAGCGCACATACTCCCTCGCACAGCTATTCATGGCGGTCGTCGATCCGAGTCTTTCGCCCCACAATATTCACCTCCAACTTTCTACGTATAATCCGCTGGTAACCGCAAGGCTGAAACGACTTTTCTCCTTTCTCGGGCGCGCGTCCGATGTCGCCGCGCGAGCCCTCGAAGCAAGGATCGGCGCTATTCAAGGACTGTTTCATTCTACTGAAAGTCCACCCATCGAGTGCGCGATCGACGCAACCAACGGGCCGGTACGGTTGCGACTCAAAGGATATGATCTCAGGTGCAGTGCGGTATACAAGAAAATAAACAAACTGCTTTCGCGATTGCGATCACGGGCCGGAAGACTCGGGTTTTGGCCGCTCCCGATCATGAACTATCTGGGGACGCCTGGCGAGGGACAACACATCGGGAGCACGTTCCCGATGGCGCCGACGCTTGGTCGCGAAGCAAACAGCACGAATCTGCTCGGTGAACATCCGCAGCTTCCCCGCGTACACATCGTTGATGGCTCGGTCCTGCCTGAGCTGCCATCAGCGACCATCACATTCACGATCATGGCCAATGCGTATCGAATAACGCGCGATGTGCTGGCTACGGACGAACTGCCCCTCAGCCAAACGTAA